In one Limosilactobacillus oris genomic region, the following are encoded:
- a CDS encoding CPBP family intramembrane glutamic endopeptidase: protein MRKIRIGKLGNWFYRVGIVAVFFLLVQVPPVAVVIANRDPTNQRLAISLAVVFVVMFLVIIAGARRVYRHYNQLPVAKGINWRLVVGGYFTLIVGMMIFGWLNQWLFHQAGTANNEIIRQLLNHNLIITVVFVISSFTLTPIAEELIFRGILTNLFFNRTALWSKMILSGLVFSAAHTSTTIISFLLYCFMGMVLTYVYRQSGNLKNSILVHGINNLVAMLMMVMSLAGS, encoded by the coding sequence ATGCGGAAAATAAGGATAGGTAAACTTGGTAACTGGTTTTACCGCGTAGGAATCGTTGCGGTGTTTTTCCTGTTGGTTCAGGTGCCGCCGGTGGCAGTAGTAATTGCCAACCGCGACCCGACGAATCAAAGGTTAGCAATCAGCTTAGCCGTTGTCTTTGTGGTAATGTTTTTGGTCATCATTGCTGGCGCACGACGAGTGTACCGGCACTATAACCAGTTGCCAGTGGCTAAGGGGATTAACTGGCGCCTGGTAGTAGGCGGGTATTTTACTTTGATTGTTGGGATGATGATTTTTGGCTGGTTGAACCAGTGGCTCTTTCACCAGGCTGGGACGGCCAATAATGAAATCATCCGGCAACTGCTCAACCACAACCTGATTATTACGGTTGTCTTTGTTATATCATCGTTTACCCTGACGCCAATTGCCGAGGAGCTGATTTTTCGGGGAATCTTAACGAACCTCTTTTTTAATCGGACGGCTCTCTGGTCGAAGATGATCTTGTCTGGGCTGGTTTTTTCGGCTGCGCATACCAGCACAACGATTATCAGTTTCTTGCTTTACTGTTTTATGGGAATGGTTTTGACGTATGTTTACCGGCAATCTGGCAACTTAAAAAATAGTATCTTAGTTCACGGAATCAATAACTTAGTTGCGATGCTGATGATGGTAATGTCGTTGGCTGGTAGCTGA
- a CDS encoding helix-turn-helix domain-containing protein, whose protein sequence is MAEYLSENQVIAIKRKRGELNISVLALSRELGLSRWTLDNIFKRNHRKVTPATYKKLSDWLIDEYATADIKDSTEAAQGK, encoded by the coding sequence ATGGCCGAATATCTATCAGAAAACCAAGTAATCGCAATTAAGCGCAAGCGTGGCGAGCTTAACATTTCAGTCCTGGCCCTTAGTCGTGAACTTGGATTAAGCCGCTGGACGCTAGACAACATTTTCAAGCGTAACCATCGCAAGGTGACACCAGCCACTTACAAGAAACTTAGTGATTGGCTCATTGACGAGTACGCAACTGCTGACATCAAAGACAGCACGGAAGCAGCCCAAGGAAAGTAA
- the rbsR gene encoding ribose utilization transcriptional repressor RbsR: protein MGKKVTIRDIARLAGVSVTTVSQVLNGKGNRFSKSTREKILKLRDEYQYVPDFHARSLIMRENINTIGVLVPNVSEPFFGTFVEGVQQVARQEKLIPLIFSANRDPKLEKAYLEQMVERSIDGLIIASARMTTEMINQALINREIPYILFDRNYDQVGTRVQTDDYHGGQLAAQHLAELGHRKFLYLGVNHLTENFKQRLAGFKDSLLASHLSFNENRDVLHTELSRQGGYKAAQAVAESGATAVFTANDDIAMGLLRGLRELKVRVPEDISVVGYDDIALDEYVYPQLTTIHQPIFDLGVGAAKILLDRIENKHQSEQVEHFPVQLIRRESTAPYHMV from the coding sequence ATGGGGAAAAAAGTAACAATTCGAGATATTGCGCGCCTGGCTGGGGTGTCGGTGACGACCGTTTCTCAAGTACTGAATGGCAAGGGAAACCGTTTTAGTAAGAGCACGCGGGAAAAGATCTTAAAGCTGCGGGACGAGTACCAATATGTGCCAGACTTCCACGCCCGCAGTTTGATTATGAGGGAAAACATCAATACAATCGGGGTGCTAGTACCGAACGTCAGCGAACCTTTCTTTGGAACTTTTGTCGAAGGGGTTCAGCAGGTGGCCCGCCAGGAAAAACTGATTCCGTTGATTTTTAGCGCTAACCGGGATCCTAAACTCGAAAAGGCCTATCTGGAACAGATGGTGGAACGGTCAATTGACGGCCTGATTATCGCAAGTGCCCGGATGACGACCGAAATGATTAATCAGGCTCTGATTAACCGTGAAATCCCCTACATTTTGTTTGACCGGAATTACGATCAGGTGGGGACGCGGGTGCAAACCGATGATTACCATGGTGGTCAGTTGGCAGCACAGCACCTGGCTGAACTAGGCCACCGTAAGTTTCTCTACCTGGGTGTTAACCACCTGACCGAAAACTTTAAGCAACGGTTGGCCGGCTTCAAGGATAGTCTGCTGGCTAGTCACCTGTCCTTTAATGAAAACCGGGACGTTTTACATACAGAGCTTAGCCGTCAGGGGGGCTACAAGGCTGCCCAAGCGGTCGCAGAGAGCGGGGCCACAGCGGTCTTTACAGCTAACGATGATATTGCCATGGGGCTCCTGCGCGGTCTGCGTGAATTGAAGGTGCGGGTGCCGGAGGATATTTCTGTGGTGGGCTATGATGATATTGCCCTGGACGAGTATGTGTATCCCCAGTTGACAACCATCCACCAACCAATCTTTGACTTAGGAGTTGGCGCGGCGAAAATTTTACTTGACCGAATTGAGAACAAACACCAATCGGAGCAGGTTGAACATTTCCCAGTGCAGCTCATCCGTCGGGAGAGCACGGCGCCATATCATATGGTATAG
- a CDS encoding L,D-transpeptidase, whose translation MQLKLRNYIIAVIAILVVLLGVMSWHQHNHFNRNTTVNGVAVGGMTVDQAYHKVKESSRANQVYINGRLVYKGKASASGISSADKSKFVAAQKKQRTFFPSGKKQNVNVMPSQLDDEQTALMRRAVYAETQKMNQGRRAPVDAYAELKNGKVSTVAAKKGNQYDVQDLIRQFNSQRANGTIRLTTHYTQPLAADSKTVQAEKAKLQTLSKRKVTYTVEKENYKFTAADVITRATYQHGKYNFDTSAVNGRITKINEKQATLGKAFKFRTHAGKEITTSDKGSYGWKISEQLAGQSLAHAMADNKKNVNAKSDIYGIGYNRRGTGYGVTSNNGIGNTYVELSLADQHVWFYKDGKCVFDADVVTGSNTPGNRTPRGVWYIMYQQSPATLRGLNDDGSQYSSPVQYWSPFTDSGCGFHDASWRNNWSKTQYLTTTGGSHGCANMHPSDAGTAYHDMEINEPVVIY comes from the coding sequence ATGCAGTTGAAGTTAAGAAACTATATTATTGCTGTTATTGCGATCCTAGTGGTTTTACTGGGAGTAATGAGTTGGCATCAGCATAACCACTTTAACCGGAACACGACTGTCAATGGGGTGGCAGTCGGCGGAATGACGGTTGACCAGGCCTACCATAAGGTCAAGGAGAGTAGCCGTGCTAACCAGGTTTATATCAATGGACGGTTAGTCTACAAAGGGAAGGCAAGTGCGTCAGGAATTAGCAGCGCGGATAAAAGCAAGTTTGTTGCCGCGCAAAAGAAGCAACGGACCTTTTTCCCGTCTGGCAAAAAGCAAAACGTTAATGTGATGCCGAGCCAGTTAGATGATGAACAGACGGCTCTGATGCGGCGGGCAGTCTACGCTGAAACCCAGAAGATGAACCAGGGCCGCCGGGCACCTGTTGACGCATACGCGGAACTGAAAAATGGTAAGGTTTCAACGGTTGCCGCGAAGAAGGGAAACCAGTATGACGTCCAGGACCTTATTAGGCAGTTTAATAGTCAGCGGGCGAACGGGACGATTCGGTTAACAACTCACTATACCCAACCGTTGGCGGCTGATAGCAAGACTGTTCAAGCTGAAAAAGCGAAGTTACAAACCTTGAGCAAGCGGAAGGTAACTTACACGGTTGAAAAGGAAAACTATAAGTTCACCGCTGCCGATGTAATTACCCGGGCGACCTACCAACACGGCAAGTACAACTTTGATACGAGTGCGGTCAACGGGCGGATTACTAAAATCAATGAAAAACAGGCTACGCTTGGCAAGGCGTTTAAGTTTAGGACCCACGCTGGAAAGGAAATTACTACCAGTGACAAGGGCTCCTATGGTTGGAAAATTAGCGAGCAGCTAGCCGGCCAGTCCCTGGCGCACGCGATGGCAGATAACAAAAAGAATGTTAACGCCAAAAGTGATATCTACGGGATTGGCTACAACCGCCGCGGAACTGGCTACGGGGTTACTAGTAACAATGGAATTGGTAATACCTACGTAGAACTTTCACTAGCGGACCAGCATGTTTGGTTCTACAAGGACGGCAAGTGTGTATTTGATGCCGACGTGGTTACTGGAAGTAATACACCGGGCAACCGGACGCCAAGGGGGGTTTGGTACATTATGTACCAGCAATCGCCGGCAACGTTACGGGGCTTAAACGATGATGGTTCGCAATACAGTAGTCCGGTTCAATACTGGTCACCATTTACCGACAGTGGCTGTGGCTTTCACGATGCTAGCTGGCGGAATAACTGGTCAAAGACCCAATATCTGACAACGACCGGTGGCTCTCATGGTTGTGCTAATATGCACCCAAGCGACGCCGGGACTGCTTATCACGATATGGAAATCAACGAACCGGTAGTAATTTATTAA
- a CDS encoding IS3 family transposase — MAGITRDAYYKWTHRKPNAHDNEQAALLKAILELEDKHKWTLGYLGMTTQLAFENKLNFKVGLKRVTNCMRNHGIKANVRKKKHNRIKRHEEYINDNLLNEQFDRQSKNEVWVTDTTEVLYGSEQVRKARVHVVMDLYGRYVLSYNISATETAASAIESFKRAFKVEPDAHPLIHTDRGSAYCSMVFNDYLASQNCIHSMSHPGHPWENSPMERWWNDFKLIWLAKRSRPKTLEELEQSVKDAIKYFNTQRAYATKNGLTAEKFRAQAA; from the coding sequence ATCGCGGGTATTACTAGAGATGCTTACTACAAGTGGACTCATCGAAAGCCAAATGCCCATGATAATGAACAAGCAGCATTACTTAAGGCCATTTTGGAATTAGAAGATAAGCATAAGTGGACCTTGGGGTATTTAGGTATGACGACACAACTAGCTTTTGAAAATAAATTGAATTTCAAGGTCGGCTTAAAGCGAGTTACTAACTGTATGAGAAATCACGGGATCAAGGCAAATGTCCGTAAGAAGAAACATAATCGGATTAAACGTCACGAAGAATATATCAATGACAACTTACTCAATGAGCAATTTGATCGTCAGAGTAAGAATGAGGTTTGGGTAACTGACACGACCGAAGTCCTATATGGTAGTGAGCAGGTAAGGAAGGCGCGCGTACATGTAGTAATGGATCTATATGGTCGCTATGTTTTGAGCTACAACATTTCAGCTACTGAAACGGCCGCATCAGCGATCGAATCCTTTAAGCGCGCCTTCAAAGTAGAACCAGACGCCCATCCGCTGATCCATACGGATCGCGGATCAGCATACTGTTCAATGGTTTTTAATGACTATTTGGCTAGCCAGAATTGCATTCACAGTATGTCACATCCGGGCCATCCTTGGGAAAACTCGCCAATGGAGCGTTGGTGGAATGACTTTAAGCTCATCTGGTTAGCTAAACGCTCTCGACCTAAAACATTGGAAGAATTAGAGCAATCTGTAAAGGACGCCATTAAATATTTCAACACTCAACGAGCCTACGCAACCAAAAACGGCTTGACCGCGGAAAAATTCCGCGCTCAAGCCGCATAA
- the rbsK gene encoding ribokinase, which yields MNKVTIVGSLNVDTTLRIKRMPLPGETLAAEGKSSAAGGKGANQAVSAARSGAQTAFIGEVGKDNSGQMMLDEMKANGIDVAGIRENDQVGTGTASILLDENGQNSILIYGGANQQLSPTDVEAAKDKITAADFVVAQFETPQAATLRAFQLAKANGVTTILNPAPAQKIDPEVLKLTDLIIPNETESAELTGVIITDETSMLISAAKFAQMGVRNLIITVGAKGAFYCTQDGYSFIPAFKVNAVDTTAAGDTFIGALSSQLKPDMSNIEKALVYAQRASSLAVQKMGALPSIPTREQILAASQN from the coding sequence ATGAATAAAGTGACAATTGTCGGTAGTTTAAATGTCGACACGACGTTGCGGATCAAGCGGATGCCCCTGCCTGGTGAAACCTTAGCAGCGGAAGGTAAGAGCAGCGCCGCAGGAGGCAAGGGAGCTAACCAAGCAGTTTCGGCGGCACGGTCCGGTGCACAAACGGCGTTTATTGGTGAAGTTGGTAAGGACAACAGTGGCCAGATGATGCTGGATGAAATGAAGGCCAACGGGATTGACGTTGCCGGAATTCGGGAAAACGACCAGGTTGGTACCGGGACCGCCTCGATTCTCCTGGATGAAAATGGTCAAAACAGTATTTTGATTTATGGGGGCGCTAACCAGCAACTTAGCCCAACCGATGTGGAAGCAGCGAAGGATAAGATTACGGCAGCGGACTTTGTAGTAGCCCAGTTTGAAACGCCGCAAGCGGCAACTCTCCGGGCTTTCCAATTGGCAAAGGCCAATGGCGTTACTACCATTTTGAATCCGGCGCCGGCTCAAAAGATTGATCCAGAAGTATTGAAACTGACGGATCTGATTATTCCAAATGAAACGGAAAGCGCTGAGTTGACTGGTGTGATTATTACTGATGAAACTTCAATGCTGATTTCGGCAGCCAAGTTTGCACAAATGGGAGTTCGTAACCTGATCATTACCGTTGGGGCTAAGGGAGCGTTCTACTGCACTCAGGATGGTTATAGCTTTATTCCGGCCTTTAAGGTTAACGCGGTTGATACAACTGCCGCTGGTGATACCTTTATTGGGGCACTGTCGTCACAGCTCAAGCCGGATATGAGTAACATTGAAAAAGCCTTAGTTTATGCACAACGGGCTAGTTCACTGGCGGTTCAAAAGATGGGAGCATTGCCATCGATTCCGACTAGGGAACAAATCTTGGCGGCAAGCCAAAACTAA
- a CDS encoding Rha family transcriptional regulator: MTEKIIEEAAKKHDLAGLAGLVFVHGLNEEPYTTDKIIAEHSGNSLHAVKVLIYNHKQDFEDFGILSFEMTKLPGRGRPQKTYHLNEQQATFLITMLDNTPQVKQFKKSLVREFYAMKQELTQRQINRAIEKPQRKTLMAAVKSWPNAPRHIYINITQLLLKRATGGMTAQQIKKERHVKTALDGLTIKEQARYEQLENIAIGLVSLNKTWDEVKGVLLLA; this comes from the coding sequence ATGACAGAAAAAATTATCGAAGAAGCAGCAAAGAAACACGACCTGGCCGGGTTGGCTGGCCTGGTATTCGTTCACGGACTGAACGAAGAACCGTACACCACCGACAAAATCATCGCAGAACATAGCGGAAATTCATTACACGCTGTAAAAGTTCTCATTTACAACCATAAACAGGATTTTGAAGACTTTGGAATTTTGTCATTTGAAATGACTAAATTACCTGGACGAGGACGACCACAAAAGACCTATCACCTCAACGAACAGCAGGCCACATTTTTAATAACCATGTTGGATAACACACCACAGGTTAAACAATTTAAAAAATCCTTGGTTCGTGAGTTTTACGCCATGAAGCAGGAATTGACCCAACGACAAATTAACCGGGCCATTGAAAAACCACAACGTAAAACTCTCATGGCTGCCGTGAAATCCTGGCCGAACGCTCCCAGACACATTTACATCAACATAACCCAACTGTTATTAAAGCGGGCCACTGGTGGAATGACCGCCCAACAAATCAAAAAAGAGCGCCACGTTAAGACGGCCCTTGATGGTCTAACCATTAAGGAACAAGCACGATATGAGCAATTGGAAAACATTGCTATCGGGCTTGTAAGTTTGAACAAGACCTGGGACGAAGTAAAAGGCGTCCTGTTATTAGCGTAG
- a CDS encoding helix-turn-helix domain-containing protein — translation MSEFDPRMYHHHNRIKELRKEKGLTLKELGHKVGIRDNTLSQYETEKRNPKLEIWEKLADFFGVSTSYIQGLSYERVDPYETTMNELKKMRFNDDPEKDKVLHEQFENLFENIIGYYNEKIDELGSAIGNIQGDDDYFEP, via the coding sequence ATGAGTGAGTTTGACCCTCGTATGTATCACCATCACAACAGAATAAAAGAATTAAGAAAAGAAAAGGGCCTAACCCTTAAGGAGTTAGGCCACAAAGTAGGAATCCGTGATAATACATTAAGCCAATATGAAACAGAAAAACGAAACCCTAAACTTGAAATTTGGGAAAAACTAGCAGATTTTTTTGGTGTGAGTACAAGTTATATTCAAGGTCTGAGCTATGAACGTGTTGACCCGTATGAAACGACGATGAATGAGTTGAAAAAAATGCGCTTTAATGATGACCCCGAGAAAGACAAAGTTTTGCATGAACAATTTGAAAATCTATTTGAAAATATAATCGGTTATTACAACGAAAAAATAGATGAATTAGGCTCTGCAATCGGCAATATACAAGGTGACGATGATTACTTTGAGCCATAG
- a CDS encoding helix-turn-helix domain-containing protein — protein MDIGLNLPPELETSINATVSAAVKKAVEDTKRANSYPPYMNQRQAAKYLGTSPATVIRWEKAGIGFPTITIEGSKHYSKAALDEWMTKQQARQD, from the coding sequence ATGGATATTGGATTGAACCTACCGCCAGAGCTGGAAACGTCAATCAACGCTACTGTTTCCGCTGCCGTCAAAAAAGCCGTTGAGGACACCAAGCGGGCCAACAGTTACCCGCCTTACATGAACCAACGGCAGGCGGCCAAGTACCTAGGAACATCCCCCGCTACCGTTATCAGGTGGGAAAAAGCGGGCATTGGCTTTCCAACCATCACAATCGAAGGCAGCAAGCATTACAGCAAGGCGGCCCTTGATGAGTGGATGACCAAGCAGCAAGCCCGGCAAGATTAA
- a CDS encoding RNA polymerase sigma factor — MRLKQGPRGRDGGNGKQEEIFQRYRPLIIKLWRRYYVAGLEFADWEQEARVVIVRVLKVYQGSKDGEQFSGFLKQSLVNRILDLYRARKAHKRIPAGEIGALTPEAEEMLQDQPWRKPEELVHGRFCLRQLIAACSPFERQVLLSFNQGYSIDEVAERLQCTKRQVQSAMGRSRRKMMEIIQS, encoded by the coding sequence ATGCGTTTGAAACAAGGACCACGGGGACGTGATGGCGGTAATGGGAAACAAGAAGAAATCTTTCAGCGGTACCGCCCGCTAATTATCAAGCTCTGGCGGCGCTACTATGTTGCTGGCCTGGAATTCGCCGACTGGGAACAGGAGGCGCGGGTGGTGATTGTCCGCGTTTTAAAGGTGTACCAGGGGAGCAAAGATGGTGAGCAATTTAGTGGGTTTTTAAAACAGAGTCTGGTTAACCGCATCTTGGATTTATACCGGGCTCGGAAGGCTCACAAGCGGATTCCGGCAGGAGAAATTGGGGCATTGACGCCGGAAGCTGAAGAAATGCTGCAAGATCAGCCGTGGCGCAAACCTGAGGAGCTGGTCCATGGCCGGTTCTGTCTGCGGCAGTTGATTGCGGCTTGTTCACCCTTTGAACGTCAGGTGTTGCTTAGTTTTAATCAGGGATATTCGATAGACGAAGTTGCGGAACGCTTGCAGTGCACAAAGCGTCAGGTACAAAGTGCAATGGGGAGGAGCAGGAGAAAAATGATGGAGATTATCCAGTCATAG
- a CDS encoding glycoside hydrolase family 73 protein has protein sequence MNKQLLTVIIAGMLSFTNGAPVLAAGINANSAYQDAESVIINQQQLDEGQIRQQGEEYTSAFLTAFAQLSRDYEQSFRQGVADGLRGIIDGRTRTKVGQAGYQRGYQRGQQLRPQPVPASPSSPSAAPTDNTTPPVDQPAQPDQSPAAAGPDQQEYEVQSPSPDQAKFISRIAKSAQKVGMEYDLYPSVIIAQAALESNWGSSGLAQKPYHNLFGVKGSFNGKSVVQPTTEYTRDGEEKKINDHFRWYENDYQSLCDYAETLADPLYAGVHRGQAGSYRAATHSLLGRYATDPQYDRKLNKIIASYQLTKYDDPVSAGKNNHDNRELPKQESVAAVRDPQSHVSRKKTHHLTWLSIVGGASSAGALGLLRRFFVKS, from the coding sequence ATGAATAAACAATTATTAACAGTAATTATTGCAGGAATGCTGTCCTTTACCAATGGCGCACCGGTATTAGCAGCGGGAATAAACGCTAACTCGGCCTACCAGGATGCCGAATCAGTAATTATCAACCAACAACAGCTTGATGAGGGGCAAATTCGCCAACAAGGCGAAGAATATACCAGTGCTTTTCTAACGGCCTTCGCGCAGCTAAGCCGGGATTATGAGCAGTCATTCCGGCAAGGAGTTGCTGACGGCCTCAGGGGGATTATAGACGGGCGGACACGGACTAAAGTTGGTCAGGCTGGCTACCAGCGGGGGTATCAACGTGGACAACAGCTTCGTCCTCAGCCGGTCCCGGCTTCGCCAAGTTCGCCGTCAGCTGCACCAACGGATAACACAACGCCACCAGTGGACCAGCCAGCACAACCAGACCAGTCCCCGGCCGCGGCGGGTCCTGACCAACAGGAATACGAAGTGCAAAGTCCTTCGCCGGATCAGGCTAAGTTTATCTCACGAATCGCCAAGAGTGCCCAGAAGGTGGGGATGGAATATGATCTCTACCCGTCGGTAATCATCGCCCAGGCCGCTCTGGAGAGCAACTGGGGAAGCAGCGGCTTGGCTCAAAAGCCCTACCATAACCTCTTTGGGGTCAAGGGTTCTTTTAATGGGAAATCAGTTGTTCAGCCAACAACGGAGTATACCCGTGATGGAGAGGAAAAAAAGATCAATGACCATTTTCGCTGGTATGAAAATGATTACCAGTCGTTATGCGATTATGCTGAAACTTTGGCGGACCCGTTATATGCTGGCGTTCACCGGGGCCAAGCCGGTAGTTACCGGGCAGCAACGCACTCCTTATTAGGCAGGTATGCAACAGACCCGCAGTATGATCGAAAACTAAATAAAATCATTGCTAGCTACCAGTTAACTAAATATGATGACCCCGTCTCAGCAGGGAAAAACAATCATGATAATCGGGAACTGCCGAAGCAAGAATCGGTGGCAGCGGTACGGGACCCGCAAAGTCACGTTTCACGAAAGAAAACCCATCATTTAACCTGGTTGTCGATTGTTGGCGGCGCTAGTTCCGCGGGTGCATTAGGATTACTCCGGCGGTTTTTCGTTAAATCGTAA
- a CDS encoding deoxynucleoside kinase: MVIITAGMIGVGKTTLTGKIAEHLHTKAFFEPVGDNPVLPLYYQDQKQYGFLLQIYFLNKRFSMIKQALADDNNVLDRSIYEDALFTRENNAEGNISDTELEVYLTLLDNMMKDLQQLPKKAPDLMVYSETDFETILYRIKKRGRDYEQIDHNPELKDYYYKMWSAYKQWYQDYDASPKMKIDLETYDLEKPENVQTVLAMIDERLKTIR, encoded by the coding sequence ATGGTGATTATTACAGCAGGAATGATTGGTGTTGGCAAGACGACATTAACGGGAAAGATTGCTGAACACCTCCATACTAAAGCTTTTTTTGAACCAGTTGGCGACAATCCCGTGTTGCCACTGTACTACCAAGACCAAAAGCAATATGGCTTTTTACTCCAGATCTACTTTTTAAATAAGCGGTTTTCGATGATCAAACAGGCTTTGGCCGACGATAATAACGTTTTAGACCGGTCAATCTATGAGGACGCCCTGTTTACCAGGGAGAATAACGCTGAGGGAAACATCTCCGACACTGAGCTGGAAGTGTACCTAACTCTTCTCGACAATATGATGAAGGACCTGCAACAGTTGCCGAAGAAGGCACCTGACCTGATGGTTTATTCTGAAACTGACTTTGAAACCATTCTTTACCGGATTAAGAAGCGGGGACGGGACTACGAGCAGATTGACCACAATCCAGAACTAAAGGATTACTACTACAAGATGTGGAGTGCCTACAAGCAATGGTACCAAGACTACGATGCTAGTCCTAAAATGAAAATTGACCTGGAAACTTATGATTTGGAAAAGCCAGAAAACGTTCAGACCGTTTTAGCAATGATTGATGAACGGTTAAAGACCATTCGTTAA
- a CDS encoding helix-turn-helix domain-containing protein, with protein sequence MSRKSKYNAEEKLLILHELDHSSIKEVTWKYAVGKSTVLSWRLLYKYQGIDGLRSDHHNHSYSREFKLALIQQYQESTDSLRVFAVKHGLKSDKQLSDWIIQYNESKLKAYTPRKRDSIMPGRKTTFEERLLIIEDLIKHDVNYNWAVNKYHVSYQQVYGWYQKYRKSGNDPQSLRDRRGKAKPKAEWTELDKLRAENRLLKAEMKRNEMEVAFAKKLMEIRSREAKSSSNNKSSKN encoded by the coding sequence ATGTCTAGGAAATCAAAATATAACGCGGAAGAGAAACTATTAATATTACATGAATTAGATCATTCAAGTATTAAAGAAGTTACATGGAAGTATGCAGTTGGCAAGAGCACTGTTTTGTCTTGGCGACTTCTTTATAAATACCAAGGTATTGACGGACTGCGATCTGATCACCACAATCATAGTTACTCAAGAGAATTTAAGTTGGCTTTAATTCAGCAGTACCAGGAATCAACCGATTCCCTTCGAGTATTCGCAGTTAAACATGGATTAAAATCAGATAAACAGTTATCAGACTGGATTATCCAGTATAATGAATCAAAACTGAAGGCTTATACGCCAAGAAAGCGAGATTCAATTATGCCAGGACGCAAAACTACTTTTGAAGAACGATTATTGATCATTGAGGACTTAATCAAGCACGACGTTAATTACAATTGGGCCGTCAATAAATATCATGTGAGTTACCAACAGGTTTATGGATGGTATCAGAAATATCGTAAGAGTGGTAATGACCCGCAATCACTTCGTGATCGGCGGGGTAAAGCTAAGCCTAAAGCAGAGTGGACAGAACTAGATAAATTAAGAGCGGAGAACCGGCTATTGAAGGCTGAAATGAAACGGAATGAGATGGAGGTCGCCTTCGCAAAAAAATTAATGGAAATTCGCAGTCGGGAGGCGAAAAGTTCTTCAAACAACAAGTCATCAAAGAACTAA